The proteins below come from a single Chitinophaga pinensis DSM 2588 genomic window:
- a CDS encoding lipase family protein, giving the protein MNNCINMHPKDWRVPKSLLLLVITGCLTILQAPTASAQRLKPGFDASEYLDMLSMDFLTADTPWTNKQITIPENARLVYRSPETGLYNRWDLWIHDDKTAMIIIRGTVGNKESWMENFFAGMIPATGQLQLNDSTQFRYKLARDARAYVHAGWTLALASMAPDIVAHIKTCYQQGIRNFFISGHSQGGAISFLLRSYLQYLEEPGFPKDITYKTYCSAAPKPGNLYYAYDFDFITGNGWGFRVVNVRDWVPETPFSIQTTRDFNSPNPFMNVKGALKKQNIFVRFVIGSMYNKLDRSTKRASRRMQKMLGKRLARLVKKSVPGYVPPSFTESHNYSPAGTPIILYPDAAYDSKHVFDGKNIFLHHMYAPYQEMTKSIYQSSISGKPTER; this is encoded by the coding sequence ATGAACAATTGTATTAACATGCACCCAAAAGACTGGCGGGTCCCCAAAAGTCTGCTTTTATTAGTAATTACAGGCTGCCTTACGATTCTACAGGCCCCGACAGCCTCCGCTCAAAGACTGAAACCCGGATTTGATGCCAGCGAGTATCTTGATATGCTCAGTATGGATTTTCTGACAGCAGATACTCCCTGGACCAATAAACAAATCACCATCCCTGAAAATGCCAGATTGGTATACCGCTCTCCGGAGACTGGTTTATATAATCGCTGGGACCTCTGGATACATGACGATAAAACAGCTATGATCATCATACGGGGCACCGTCGGGAATAAGGAATCCTGGATGGAGAACTTCTTTGCAGGGATGATACCTGCTACCGGTCAGTTACAGCTTAATGACAGTACCCAATTCCGGTATAAACTGGCCAGGGATGCAAGGGCCTATGTACACGCCGGCTGGACCCTGGCACTAGCCAGTATGGCCCCGGATATCGTAGCCCATATCAAGACCTGTTACCAGCAGGGCATCCGTAATTTTTTCATATCAGGACACAGTCAGGGAGGCGCCATCAGCTTCCTGTTACGCTCCTATCTTCAATACCTGGAAGAACCCGGTTTTCCAAAGGATATTACCTACAAAACTTATTGCAGTGCCGCTCCTAAACCGGGTAACCTGTATTATGCCTATGACTTCGATTTCATCACCGGCAACGGCTGGGGCTTCCGTGTCGTAAATGTAAGAGACTGGGTACCGGAGACGCCTTTTTCCATCCAGACCACCCGGGATTTCAATTCACCGAATCCCTTCATGAATGTAAAAGGCGCACTTAAAAAACAGAACATTTTCGTCCGGTTTGTCATCGGATCTATGTATAATAAATTAGATCGCAGTACAAAAAGAGCGAGCCGCAGGATGCAGAAAATGTTGGGTAAAAGACTGGCTCGCCTGGTGAAAAAATCGGTACCAGGTTATGTCCCTCCTTCTTTTACAGAAAGTCATAACTACAGCCCGGCCGGAACACCCATCATTCTATACCCTGATGCAGCATATGACAGCAAACATGTTTTCGATGGAAAAAATATCTTCCTTCATCACATGTATGCACCCTACCAGGAGATGACAAAAAGTATCTATCAATCGAGCATTTCCGGGAAGCCTACAGAGCGTTAA